TGTTGGCGGTGTTGCCGCAATTCCTGGATTTGAACCGGCCGCAATGGTTGCAGTATCTGATCATGGCTGCCACCATGATCACGATTGATTTGATTGTGATGGCAGGTTATACCGGACTTGCGGCCAAGGTATTGCGTCTACTGAGTTCAGCAAAACAGCAAAAATACATGAACCGCAGTTTTGCGATTTTGTTTACCTGCGCAGCGCTGCTGTTAAGTACCGTTCATCAAGCCTAAGCTGGAGCGTTATGCTGCCAGTTTGCGCAGTTTTTGCAGAATAAAAATCACTGCAAAAATCAGCGCCATACACAGGACGATACTTAAACCGCTGGAAACATTTAATGCAGCACTCGACCATAAGCCAATACTGATGGCCAGCTGTGCCAATACAAAGGCCCAGAGCACCATCTGTTGTGGCGAGTGTGCCAGTAAACGTGCACTCAGTGCGGGAATGACCAGCAGTGCACCCATCAACAGTGAACCCACTGCACGTAAAGCCAGTACGGTAAATAAGGCCAGCAACAGCATAAAAATCAGGCGTTGCCCTTTAGCATGGATGCCTTCACTCACGGCAATATCAGGATCAATCGCAATCTGGATTTGTGCTTTCCAGGACTTGATGAGAACCATCAGGGAAAGAACAATTACCACGGCAAACATTGGCAGGTCGGACCAGCTGATGGTGAGCAGGTCACCAAACAGATAGCTGAGCAGTTCTGGCCTTAAACTCGGGATGTGCTGGATAAACAGCAGGCCTGAACAGAGCAGTGTGGCGGAGCAAAGTGCGAGTAAGGCATCATTGGGCAAACGGGGATCATGTAACACCCATAAAATTCCGACCAGCACCAAGGCCAGCAGAATCACACCTAACCATAACGGTAAACTCAATGCCCCAGCAATCGCGACCCCCAGTAAAGTGCCATGAGCCATAGTGTCGGCAAAAAATGACATGCGACGCCATAACATCAAACACCCCAGTGGTGCGGTGAGAAAAACCAGCAGTGTACCCATAGTCCAGGCCGGCAATAATAGTTGTAACCATTCCATCATGACTTAGGCTTCCGGCTCCGGGTGAATATGGGGACGTGGATCATGCTGACATGGATTCGCGCTATCACCATGTGCACAGTGATCATGATGATGCTGATAGAACACCCGGTTTGGACCAAAAATCGCCTGATATTCCGGATGCTGCTGCACATTTTCCGGTAAACCGCTGCAACAGATATGTTTGTTCAGACAAACGACACGGTGGGTGCCTTGCATCACCCATTGCAAATCATGGGAGACCATTAAAATGGCGCAACCATAACGCTCTGGCAGGCTGCGTACATAGTCATACAGTTCGGCTTCCGACTGGATATCCAGTCCCTGCATCGGTTCATCTAGAACGAGAATATCCGGTTGGCGTAGCAGTGCACGGGCTAGTAGCACGCGTTGACGTTCACCGCCCGAAAGCTGCTGGACTCTGGCATCTTTAAGTTTGCCAATACCGGTATCGCGGATGATTTCGGCCTTAATGGATGGGTCGCATTTTTCCAGTGCCAGCAGGTCTTTGACTCGTAATGGCAGGCTGTGTGAAGGATTGAACTTCTGCGGAACGTAGGCCAGTTTTAACTTTTTGGTACTGATTTTCTGTCCGGCACTGGGTTGTACAATCCCAAGCAGAACTTTAATTAAAGTCGATTTACCTGCACCGTTGGGGCCAATCAGGGTGACGATCTCTTTTTCATGCAGGCTGAAATCCACCTGTTTCAGGATATCGCGGTCATCGATCCGCACACTGATGCCTTTGAGTTCGATCAGTGTGGAAGGGGAGGCTATTGGTTGGTGCACTGCTGACATTTTCCTGAAATTTCAATAATTGTGTGCTGTGCAGTAAAGTGATCTGAGGCCGCCAGTTGATCTAACTGCTGGAGTAGTCCTTGCGCTGAGGCTTCTTTGACTACTTTACATTCGGTACAAATAAGAAATGCCGCCTGATGACCTTCACGTGGGTGACAGCAGGGAATATAGGCATTGATAGAGGTTAAACGGTGGATCAGTCCTTTTTCCAGCAAGAAGTCCAAACTCCGATAGACGGTGGGTGGTGCGGCAGGACGATCTGAGCTGCTTTTTATTTGTGCTAACAGGTCATAGGCACCCATAGGACCTGAAGCCTTGAGAATCAGTTCCAGAACTTCTTTGCGTAGCGGAGTAAGACGGGCACCTGAGGCTGCACACAATTGCTCTGCTTCAGCCAGACGTGTATCCACATTCGGGTGATCATGCACGCCGTGCAGGGCATTATGATGTTCATGCGAACATAAGCTCATGGCAAACCTCAGTTATTTATAAAAAGAACGCAAATCAGCATGAAATCTTAACATGGCTGCAACCGGTTGCGTCAGGCATAGGCATTTTTCTTCGGATGTTATATTATAACGTCTATTCAAATTTTGGGTTAGCGTTGCGCATGGTTCGTTTTCTTGCATTGTGTTTATTGGCATTGCTAAGTCCGCTGAGCTGGTCTCAGGGTCTGGTGGTGTCCACACATCCGGTTTACCTGATTGCCCAGCAAGTGACGCAAGGCGTCGAACAGCCCACTTTATTATTAGGCAATCAGTCTGGACATGATGTACAACTGACCCCAGAACATCGCAAAATGGTACAGGATGCCAGTCTAGTCATCTGGTTAGGTCAGGCCCATGAGGCACCTTTACAGAAACTGCTGGCCAATCAGAGCAAAGCGATTTCTATTTTGGATTCGGGCATCATGAAAATTTTACCGCAGCGGACAACGCGCGGAGCACCACTAGCCAATACCATGGACACCCATGTTTGGCTGGATCCGAATAATGCCGTGCGGATCGGTTTCTTTATTGCAGCGTTGCGCTCCCAGCAATATCCGCAGCACCGTGCCGCTTACTGGCAGAATGCGAAAAAATTTGCCCATGACTTGCTCAAAGTGGCGCGACCATATCAGCGTAGCCGGAACAGTTATCATTACTGGTCCTATCATGATGCCTACCAATATCTTGAGCAGCCTTTGCATCTCAAATTTGCCGGTGCAATGACCGATGAGCCGCATGTAGCACCCACGATTGCGCAAATCAAATACCTGAATGACCATCGTCCACAGCGCCAGATGTGCCTACTGGCGGAAGCTCATGCCAGCCAGAATCAGTACCAGAAGATTAATCCTGTACGCTTCCAGGCCGTCGATGAAAGCATGAGTACAGAGAAAAATTTTGTGCAGGCCTGGCAAAATTTGGCCATTCAAGTGCAGAAATGTGTAGCCAATGCGCAAAAATGATGCAAATATAGCCGGTTGAGTAAATTCTAACCGGTTATTTGAGAATCTGAAAAAACAAGACTTAGGTCGGAAAAGATTGCATGTTCAGGGGTGTAACTCTATAATGCCTGCGATTAAAAACGATCATCAGCTAAACTTGTCAAGCATTTGCGCTGTGAGTGGATAATAAATGAGCCGAACTAGTCGCTTGATTGACCGACGATTAGCGAAAGCTTTAGTCCTCTTGCAAGCCATAATGATACCTGTTTCAGCCTTGATAGCGTGGGCAATCAAAGACTCTACAGCAGCGTTGAGCGCCGCACTTGGTGCATTGGTGTGCTGGCTGGCCAGTGTTTATTTCTCATGGCAATCCTTTAGGGCGGCAGGTGCACGAGCGTCGAAACAGGTTCTTTCGAACATGTACCGCGGAATGCTCGGCAAATTTGCAATTGTGATCGTTGGATTCATTTTAATTTTAAGCAATGTCAAACCGCTGTCACCGGTCGCATTGTTTTGTGGTTTTATCCTCGTTCAGGCCATGTCGTGGGTCGCTCCGTTTTGGGTTTCACGTCTACAAAAACGAGTATAAGCGCAGCAGAAATTGAAAATTTTTTTGAGGGTGGCGAGATATCAAGCAGCACGCGATATTCGTTTAACTCTTTTTAGTAATTGACATTGACCAGGTGTGATTTATGGCTGCTGAAGAACATGCCCTTACTTCGACAGAGTATATCAAGCATCACTTGACCAATATGACCTATGGCAAAATGCCGGACGGTACTTGGAAATTGGCCGAGAATGGTGCAGAAGCTCAACAGATGGGGTTCACTGCTATTCACTTGGATTCAATGGGTTGGTCAATCGGCCTTGGTGTTATTTTCTGCTTGTTGTTCTGGATCGTAGCGAAAGCTGCAAACTCTGGTGTTCCTACCAAGTTCCAGTCTGCAATTGAAATGATCATCGAGTTCGTAGACTCAAGTGTCCGCGACACCTTTCATGGCAAATCACGCTTGATTGCACCACTTGCACTGACCATTTTCGTGTGGATTTTCCTCATGAACTTAATGGACTTGATTCCTGTTGACTGGGTTCCTTATGTAGCTCAACAGATTGGCGCAAGTGTATTTGGCATGGATCCTCATCACGTTTACTTCAAGATCGTTCCTTCTACAGATCCGAACATTACCCTTGGTATGTCTTTGTCTGTATTCGTACTGATCCTGTTCTACAGTATCCGTGAGAAAGGTGTGGGTGGTTTTGTTGGCGAATTGGCACTTAACCCATTCAACCCAAGTAATCCAGTTGCAAAAGCGTTATTGATTCCAGTGAACTTAATTTTGGAATTGGTAACTTTCCTTGCACGTCCAATCTCATTGGCACTCCGACTATTCGGTAACATGTACGCGGGCGAGTTGATCTTTATCTTGATCGCGTTACTACCGTTCTGGATCCAATGGGCGTTGTCTGTGCCTTGGGCGATCTTCCACATTCTTGTTATTACGTTGCAGGCGTTCATTTTCATGATGCTGACCATCGTATACTTGAGCATGGCAAGCGAAAAGCATTAATGGTATTGCCTAACTGTCAATGGGCGGTTAGGTACAATTTTTTAGTTTAATTTGGTATACACCTAACCTCTGAGGAATTTTTCATGGAACTCACTTTAGGTCTAGTTGCAATTGCATCTGCTATCTTGATCGCTTTCGGTGCTTTAGGTACTGCGATTGGTTTTGGTCTTTTGGGTGGTCGCTTCTTAGAAGCTGTTGCTCGTCAACCAGAATTGGCTCCACAACTTCAAACTCGTATGTTCTTAATCGCGGGTCTTCTTGATGCTGTGCCTATGATCGGTGTTGGTATTGGCTTGTTCTTCATCTTCGCTAATCCATTTGTAGGTTAATCAGCTTAATTCCCAAAAATCCACTATTTGAGGAATAGCAATGAATATCAACCTCACATTGATTGGCCAAGCGATTGCATTTGCGATTTTCGTCGCATTCTGCATGAAGTTTGTTTGGCCACCACTAATCAATGCGATTAGTGAGCGTCAGCGTAAAATCGCTGATGGCTTAAATGCTGCTGAAAAAGCGAAAGCTGACCTTGCTGATGCACAAGCGCAAGTAAAAGCTGAGCTCGACGCAGCTAAAGCACAAGCGGCTCAATTGATCGAACAAGCGAACCGTCGTGCAGCACAATTGGTCGAAGAAGCGCGTACCCAGGCATCTGCTGAAGGTGAGCGTATCCGTCAACAGGCTAAAGAAGCTGTTGATACCGAGATCAACGCTGCTCGCGAAGAATTACGTCAACAAGTTGCTGCTCTTGCAGTTGCTGGTGCGGAAAAAATCCTTAACCAACAGGTTGACGCAGAAGCTCACAATGCCATGCTTACTCAGCTGGCTGCTAAACTTTAAGCGAGGCGAAATATGGCTGAACTCTTGACGTTGGCACGCCCGTACGCCAAAGCAGCATTTGCTTACGCTTCTGAGCAAGGTGCAACTGACAATTGGTCGAATGCGTTACAAGTGCTCAGTGCTGCGGTGCAAGACGAAGCATTTTCCGCTTATTTAAATCGCCCTGAGCTTACTCCTGTACAACAGGTTGAAGTTTTTGCCAAAGTTTTAGGTGCAGAACAAAATCAAGCAGTGTCAAACTTTTTGACACTTCTTGCTGACAACGATCGTTTAGCGTTGTTGCCTGAAATTGCAGCAGAATACGAACAGCTTAAATCACAGAATAACAATACTGTGGATGTCGTGATTGAATCGGCATTTCCATTGACTTCTGTTCAAGAACAAGTACTAGCACATGCGTTAGAGAAACGTTTTAACGCTGCTGTTACTGTGAAGGTTGAAGTTAATCCGGCGTTAATCGCGGGTGTTGTGATTCGTGCAGGCGATCAAGTGATAGATGATTCTGCGCTTAACAAGCTTGAAAAAATGCGGACTCGTCTTCTTGCGTAATGCGAAAAAGAAGACTGAACTAATAAAAGATTGAGGTATAGCGCAATGCAACAACTGAATCCATCCGAGATCAGTGCGCTCATTAAACAGCGTATCGGCGATCTGGACACCAGCGCGACCGCTAAAAACGAAGGTACCATTGTTATGGTATCCGACGGTATCGTGCGCATTCACGGTCTTGCTGATGCAATGTACGGTGAAATGATCGAATTCGACGGCGGCTTATTTGGTATGGCACTGAACCTAGAACAGGATTCAGTGGGTGCCGTTGTTTTAGGTAACTACTTAAGCCTTCAAGAAGGTCAAAAAGCACGTTGCACAGGCCGTGTATTAGAAGTTCCGGTTGGTCCTGAACTTCTAGGTCGTGTAGTAGATGCTTTGGGTAACCCAATTGATGGTAAA
This portion of the Acinetobacter sp. GSS19 genome encodes:
- the znuC gene encoding zinc ABC transporter ATP-binding protein ZnuC; the protein is MSAVHQPIASPSTLIELKGISVRIDDRDILKQVDFSLHEKEIVTLIGPNGAGKSTLIKVLLGIVQPSAGQKISTKKLKLAYVPQKFNPSHSLPLRVKDLLALEKCDPSIKAEIIRDTGIGKLKDARVQQLSGGERQRVLLARALLRQPDILVLDEPMQGLDIQSEAELYDYVRSLPERYGCAILMVSHDLQWVMQGTHRVVCLNKHICCSGLPENVQQHPEYQAIFGPNRVFYQHHHDHCAHGDSANPCQHDPRPHIHPEPEA
- the atpE gene encoding F0F1 ATP synthase subunit C; translation: MELTLGLVAIASAILIAFGALGTAIGFGLLGGRFLEAVARQPELAPQLQTRMFLIAGLLDAVPMIGVGIGLFFIFANPFVG
- a CDS encoding transcriptional repressor, yielding MSLCSHEHHNALHGVHDHPNVDTRLAEAEQLCAASGARLTPLRKEVLELILKASGPMGAYDLLAQIKSSSDRPAAPPTVYRSLDFLLEKGLIHRLTSINAYIPCCHPREGHQAAFLICTECKVVKEASAQGLLQQLDQLAASDHFTAQHTIIEISGKCQQCTNQ
- a CDS encoding metal ABC transporter substrate-binding protein; protein product: MVRFLALCLLALLSPLSWSQGLVVSTHPVYLIAQQVTQGVEQPTLLLGNQSGHDVQLTPEHRKMVQDASLVIWLGQAHEAPLQKLLANQSKAISILDSGIMKILPQRTTRGAPLANTMDTHVWLDPNNAVRIGFFIAALRSQQYPQHRAAYWQNAKKFAHDLLKVARPYQRSRNSYHYWSYHDAYQYLEQPLHLKFAGAMTDEPHVAPTIAQIKYLNDHRPQRQMCLLAEAHASQNQYQKINPVRFQAVDESMSTEKNFVQAWQNLAIQVQKCVANAQK
- the znuB gene encoding zinc ABC transporter permease subunit ZnuB, whose translation is MMEWLQLLLPAWTMGTLLVFLTAPLGCLMLWRRMSFFADTMAHGTLLGVAIAGALSLPLWLGVILLALVLVGILWVLHDPRLPNDALLALCSATLLCSGLLFIQHIPSLRPELLSYLFGDLLTISWSDLPMFAVVIVLSLMVLIKSWKAQIQIAIDPDIAVSEGIHAKGQRLIFMLLLALFTVLALRAVGSLLMGALLVIPALSARLLAHSPQQMVLWAFVLAQLAISIGLWSSAALNVSSGLSIVLCMALIFAVIFILQKLRKLAA
- a CDS encoding ATP synthase subunit I, giving the protein MSRTSRLIDRRLAKALVLLQAIMIPVSALIAWAIKDSTAALSAALGALVCWLASVYFSWQSFRAAGARASKQVLSNMYRGMLGKFAIVIVGFILILSNVKPLSPVALFCGFILVQAMSWVAPFWVSRLQKRV
- the atpB gene encoding F0F1 ATP synthase subunit A; translated protein: MAAEEHALTSTEYIKHHLTNMTYGKMPDGTWKLAENGAEAQQMGFTAIHLDSMGWSIGLGVIFCLLFWIVAKAANSGVPTKFQSAIEMIIEFVDSSVRDTFHGKSRLIAPLALTIFVWIFLMNLMDLIPVDWVPYVAQQIGASVFGMDPHHVYFKIVPSTDPNITLGMSLSVFVLILFYSIREKGVGGFVGELALNPFNPSNPVAKALLIPVNLILELVTFLARPISLALRLFGNMYAGELIFILIALLPFWIQWALSVPWAIFHILVITLQAFIFMMLTIVYLSMASEKH
- a CDS encoding F0F1 ATP synthase subunit delta; this encodes MAELLTLARPYAKAAFAYASEQGATDNWSNALQVLSAAVQDEAFSAYLNRPELTPVQQVEVFAKVLGAEQNQAVSNFLTLLADNDRLALLPEIAAEYEQLKSQNNNTVDVVIESAFPLTSVQEQVLAHALEKRFNAAVTVKVEVNPALIAGVVIRAGDQVIDDSALNKLEKMRTRLLA
- a CDS encoding F0F1 ATP synthase subunit B; this translates as MNINLTLIGQAIAFAIFVAFCMKFVWPPLINAISERQRKIADGLNAAEKAKADLADAQAQVKAELDAAKAQAAQLIEQANRRAAQLVEEARTQASAEGERIRQQAKEAVDTEINAAREELRQQVAALAVAGAEKILNQQVDAEAHNAMLTQLAAKL